ACCTTGTTGTCGGTCTTGCGCAGGGCCGTCATGAAGACGACGGGGATGGACTGGGTGGCGGGCAGTGCCTTGAGTTTTTCGCAGACGGCAAAGCCGTCGTCGCCCGGCATGAGGATGTCGAGCAGGATAAGGTCGGGCTGCTCGTGGGCGGCGCGGTGGAGTGCGGCGGCGCCGTCCGGTGCATCGATGACGCGAAAGTCGTTGAATTCCAGGAGGTCGGTCAAAAACTCCCGGGTGGGAGCATTGTCGTCGACGACCAGAATCAGCGGGGCCTCTGCGGGCGGGTTTGCATCACCGGAGCTCACAGGGATACATCATCGGCTGATTCCCCTAAAGAGTAAAGGATGAGGTCGGTTAGCGATTTGTTAAAACACTGTTACCGGCGGCCTCTCCGTGCTCGAGGGCGGTTTGCCAGCGTTTCCACATGTGGAGGCCGTTCATCTCGGGCAGGCTGGTGGAGGGGAGGAAGTGGCCGCGCAGGCCGAGGCAGGCCATGCCGCGCAGGCTGGAAAAGCCAAGGCGCACGATCTGGGCGTCGAGCCAGTCGGCTCCGGCGCGGCCGATCTCGTCGGCCGGGATCTGCCAGCTGGCGTGGGTGTCGCTTTTGCGTCGAGCTTCGAGGGTGATGAAACCGAGTTCTTTGCCGGGGCGCAGGTTGAGCTTTTCGGCCTCGGCTGCGGCTTCCGGGTAGGCGCTGACGATGGCGCAGGGGAGGGTGCGCTGGGCCCAGTGGCGGAACGCACCGGGCTGCCAGGTCTCCAGCAGCAGGGGGTTGAGCTCGAAGGCGCTCTCGGGCAGCATGGGGCGCACGGCGGCGGGCACGACCCAGCCGATACGGTGGTAGGCCTGGCGGCGGAGTTGGCGCACGAGGGCCTGCAGGTCGAGGCGGCCGCTCCAGCCGACCAGGGCGTCGGTCGAGTCGGCGTTCCAGCCCCAGGTGGCGAGCGGGCGG
The sequence above is drawn from the Verrucomicrobiota bacterium JB022 genome and encodes:
- a CDS encoding LacI family DNA-binding transcriptional regulator; its protein translation is MPKRTTIRDIAGKTGYHYTTVSLALRDHPSIPEATREKIKEAAEELNYRRDPVLSALMAHRQQSARQGMPRSSLGWVQDPQAQTPWDLAVLQGLLQRSEALGYRVVMLSLEGDSPMRRAADLEAKAVEEGLKGLMISEEHYRELKPLQPPVLDRPLATWGWNADSTDALVGWSGRLDLQALVRQLRRQAYHRIGWVVPAAVRPMLPESAFELNPLLLETWQPGAFRHWAQRTLPCAIVSAYPEAAAEAEKLNLRPGKELGFITLEARRKSDTHASWQIPADEIGRAGADWLDAQIVRLGFSSLRGMACLGLRGHFLPSTSLPEMNGLHMWKRWQTALEHGEAAGNSVLTNR